From one Meles meles chromosome 18, mMelMel3.1 paternal haplotype, whole genome shotgun sequence genomic stretch:
- the TSPOAP1 gene encoding peripheral-type benzodiazepine receptor-associated protein 1 isoform X2: MEQLTPLPRLGDPRTMEPWALPAWQSWTPGQGSDPGGTTLSIADTPVALQGEELKPEESSQPEGAQSPRAMGGTDPEGTKTGLPGLRHQAVSSRPSCPRQEDEEVEALSKGKLNTGCGDRPDLELLRALGELQQRCAILKEENQMLRKSSFPETEEKVRRLKRKNAELAVIAKRLEERARKLQETNLKVSAPMPRPGASLELCQKALAHQRARDLSETASALLAKDKQIAALQRECRELQARLTLVGKEGPQWLHVRDFDRLLRESQREVLRLQRQIALRNQQEPPRPLRPPGPAAPARAGAPAPGAPGEATPQEDVENPPAVLGEPERQQRVQQLESELSKKRKKCESLEQEARKKQRRCEELELQLREAQNENARLVEENSRLSGRATEKEQVEWENAELRGQLLGVTQERDSALRKSQGLQSKLESLEQVLKHMREVAQRRQQLEVEHEQARLSLQEKQEEVRRLQQAQAEAKREHEGAVQLLESTLDSMQVRVRELEEQCRTQTERFSLLAQELQAFRLHPGPLDLLTSALGYSTLGDHPPPPCCCSTPQPCRGSGPKELDLPPGSPGRCTPKSSEPVPTTVTGVPRRTAKKAESLSNSSRSESIHNSPKSCPTPEVDTASEVEELEADSVSLLPVAPEGGRGGARIQVFLARYSYNPFEGPNENPEAELPLTAGEYIYVYGNMDEDGFFEGELMDGRRGLVPSNFVERVSDDDLLTSLPPELADLSHSSGPELSFLSGGGSGGSSGGQSSGGRSQPRPEDEAAGDELSLSPQPEGLGGPPAVPYPRSLVVLRQLAHSVALAWEPPPERVELRGYHICVNGELRQALGPGVPPKAVLENLDLRAGPLRVSVQALTSQGSSDPLRCCLVVGTQAGVGPSQLRVHRLTATSAEITWVPGNSNLVHAVYLNGEECPPARPSTYWATFCHLRPGTLYQARVEAQLPPRESRGPGWERPEQRAATLQFTTLPAGPPDAPLDVQIEPGPSPGIVVISWLPVTIDAAGTSNGVRVTGYAIYADGQKIMEVASPTAGSVLVELSQLQLLQMCGEVTVRTMSPHGESADSIPAPVPPALVAACLPATVSCPSPRPSSEARLPLAPASPGPGGPSSPVRCPDSCGTREPPGGPPAREIPKGSHEEEPIVPCSQEEAAAAVLGASEDGRASEPTGGARAPDPAALPLAKEDALRASCSSQGTLAQQVTCAEACLGGDTGSGPRPRAEREDSAELGGRLVNSLVDHGRNSDLSDIQEEEEEEEEELGSTTCSFQKQVVAHSIRENGAKPQSQPESFCETDSDEEILEQILELPLQQFCSKKLFSIPEEEEEEDEEEDEEDEERPGTGCSSRNPGPPEPAALGLSCDSSQPRGPGPCPLSPEPCRAGDRLEDMPGLVGGSSRRRGSGSPEKPPNRRRSPDPREHCSRLLSNGGPQASGRPGPTRERGSPPVGEGTKGVPDAGGRGRPPPSRRCSRGRAPESSLASCLSPKCLEISIEYDSEDEQEAGSGGISIASSCSLGDGEAWGTAPTGRSRGPLKANSGPNPYPRLSVWEKGEPERRGRSATGRAKEPPSRATETGEPRGQDGSGRRGPPRRGVQAPRARATELAPLRSPPEEALVYRDLPVRVFVALFDYDPVSMSPNPDAGEEELPFREGQILKVFGDKDADGFYRGEGDGRMGYVPCNMVAEVAVDNPVERQQLFQRGYLSPDVLTEGSGNGPFVYTTARTAGPPPKPRRSKKAEVDSAAQPCAGHTQHVSSASLKSPRTMVAAFDYNPRESSPNMDVEAELPFRAGDIITVFGDMDDDGFYYGELNGQRGLVPSNFLEGPGPEASSSDREPGTPQAESQDSAHSTQGPPVPRGWPWAPGPGSFPMVQLGGAQGTSEKVWGLLSKGKQLLRKLGSGKKE; encoded by the exons ATGGAGCAACTGACACCCCTCCCACGGCTGGGGGACCCCAGAACCATGGAGCCATGGGCCCTGCCCGCCTGGCAGAGCTGGACTCCGGGCCAGGGGAGCGACCCCGGAGGCACGACCCTAAGCATTGCCGACACTCCAGTAGCTCTGCAGGGTGAAGAGCTGAAGCCTGAGGAGAGCTCCCAGCCTGAgggagcccagagccccagggcGATGGGGGGCACTGACCCCGAAGGAACCAAAACTGGGCTGCCCGGCCTGAGGCACCAAGCAGTGAGCTCCAGACCCAGCTGCCCGAGGCAGGAGGACGAGGAGGTGGAGGCTCTCTCTAAG GGCAAGTTGAACACTGGCTGTGGGGACAGGCCTGATCTGGAGCTGCTGAGGGCCTTGGGGGAGCTGCAGCAGCGCTGTGCCATCCTTAAGGAGGAAAACCAGATGCTG AGGAAGAGCAGCTTCCCTGAGACAGAGGAGAAGGTGCGGAGGCTGAAGCGGAAGAACGCTGAGCTGGCGGTCATTGCCAAGCGCCTGGAGGAGAGGGCCCGGAAGCTGCAGGAGACTAACCTGAAG GTGAGTGCCCCCATGCCCCGACCTGGGGCCAGCTTGGAGCTGTGCCAGAAGGCCCTGGCCCATCAGCGAGCCCGGGACCTCAGTGAGACAGCCAGCGCCCTGCTGGCTAAGGACAAGCAGATCGCTGCCTTGCAGCGGGAGTGCAGGGAGCTGCAGGCCAGGCTCACCCTGGTTGGCAAG GAGGGCCCCCAGTGGCTCCACGTGCGGGACTTCGACCGCCTGCTGCGCGAGTCCCAGCGGGAGGTTCTGCGGCTGCAGAGGCAGATCGCCCTGCGCAACCAGCAGGAGCCGCCCCGGCCTCTCCGGCCCCCCGGCCCCGCGGCCCCAGCCAGAGCAGGGGCTCCCGCGCCGGGGGCCCCGGGAGAG GCCACGCCccaggaggatgtggagaacccACCAGCTGTCCTAGGGGAGCCCGAGAGACAGCAGAGGGTGCAGCAGCTG GAGTCAGAGCTCAGCAAGAAGCGAAAGAAATGCGAGAGCCTGGAACAGGAAGCCCGGAAAAAGCAGAGGAGATGTGAGGAGCTG GAACTGCAGCTGAGAGAAGCCCAGAACGAGAATGCCCGCCTCGTGGAAGAGAATTCTCGGCTCAGTGGGAGAGCCACGGAAAAGGAGCAG GTGGAGTGGGAGAATGCAGAGctgaggggccagctcctggggGTGACACAGGAGAGGGACTCGGCCCTTCGCAAGAGCCAGGGCCTGCAGAGCAAGCTGGAGAGCCTGGAGCAGGTGCTGAAG CACATGCGGGAGGTGGCCCAGCGGAGGCAGCAGCTGGAGGTGGAGCATGAGCAGGCCCGGCTCAGCCTGCAGGAGAAGCAAGAGGAGGTCCGGAGGCTGCAGCag GCCCAGGCAGAAGCCAAGAGGGAACATGAAGGGGCCGTGCAGCTGCTGGAG TCGACCCTGGATTCCATGCAG GTCCGGGTTCGAGAGCTGGAGGAGCAGTGCCGCACCCAAACAGAGCGCTTCAGCCTCCTGGCACAGGAGCTCCAAGCTTTCCGCCTGCACCCCGGCCCCTTGGATCTACTCACCTCTGCCCTGGGCTACAGTACCCTTggggaccaccccccacccccctgctgctgTTCCACTCCCCAGCCCTGCCGTGGGTCTGGCCCCAAAG AACTTGATCTCCCTCCGGGCTCCCCTGGGCGCTGCACCCCAAAATCTTCTGAGCCTGTCCCCACCACTGTTACCGGGGTCCCCCGAAGGACGGCCAAGAAGGCAGAGTCCCTCTCCAACTCCTCTCGCTCCGAATCCATCCACAACAGCCCCAAGTCATGCCCCACGCCCGAG GTGGACACGGCCAGCGAGGTggaggagctggaggcagacagtGTCTCCCTGCTCCCAGTGGCACCGGAGGGCGGCCGGGGAGGAGCCAGGATCCAGGTCTTCCTAGCACGCTATAG CTACAACCCATTTGAGGGCCCCAATGAGAACCCAGAGGCGGAGCTTCCTCTTACTGCTGGCGAGTACATCTACGTCTACGGCAACATGGACGAGGATGGCTTTTTTGAAG GGGAGCTCATGGATGGCCGAAGGGGCCTGGTCCCTTCCAATTTTGTAGAGCGTGTGTCCGACGATGACCTCCTGACCTCCCTCCCTCCGGAGCTGGCCGATCTGTCCCACAGCTCAGGCCCCGAACTCAGTTTCCTGAGCGGAGGAGGGAGTGGCGGCAGTAGCGGGGGCCAGAGCAGTGGGGGCCGCAGCCAGCCCAGACCTGAGGACGAGGCTGCAGGGGACGAGCTCAGTCTGAGCCCCCAGCCTGAGGGCCTGGGTGGGCCCCCTGCTGTGCCTTACCCCCGCAGCCTGGTGGTCCTCAGGCAGCTTGCCCACAGTGTGGCACTGGCCTGGGAGCCACCTCCTGAGCGCGTGGAGCTACGGGGCTACCATATCTGCGTGAATGGGGAGCTGCGTCAggccctggggcctggggtgcccCCCAAGGCTGTGCTTGAGAACCTGGACCTGCGGGCCGGGCCCCTCCGTGTTTCTGTGCAGGCCCTGACCAGCCAGGGCAGCTCGGACCCTCTGCGCTGTTGCTTGGTGGTGGGTACCCAAGCCGGGGTGGGACCTAGCCAGCTACGGGTCCACCGTTTGACGGCCACGTCTGCCGAGATCACCTGGGTACCCGGCAACAGCAACTTGGTCCATGCCGTCTACCTCAATGGGGAAGAGTGCCCCCCTGCGCGCCCCAGCACCTACTGGGCCACCTTCTGCCACCTGCGGCCTGGGACCCTCTATCAGGCCCGTGTAGAGGCTCAGCTCCCACCTCGAGAGTCCCGGGGACCAGGCTGGGAGAGGCCAGAGCAGCGGGCTGCCACCCTGCAGTTTACCACGCTCCCGGCAG GCCCACCCGATGCCCCCCTGGATGTGCAGATTGAGCCGGGACCCTCCCCTGGCATCGTGGTCATCAGCTGGCTCCCAGTAACCATCGACGCTGCCGGCACCTCCAATGGCGTCCGGGTCACAGGCTACGCCATCTATGCTGATGGACAGAAG ATCATGGAGGTGGCCTCACCCACGGCGGGCAGTGTGCTGGTGGAGCTGTCCCAGCTGCAGCTGCTGCAGATGTGCGGCGAGGTGACCGTGCGCACCATGTCGCCCCACGGCGAGTCCGCCGACTCCATTCCAGCTCCTGTCCCCCCGGCCCTGGTGGCAGCCTGCCTGCCAGCCACCGTCTCCTGCCCCTCACCACGGCCGAGCTCCGAGGCCAGACTACCCCTTGCTCCAGCCTCCCCCGGGCCTGGAGGCCCCAGCTCACCCGTCCGGTGCCCCGACTCGTGTGGAACTCGTGAGCCCCCTGGGGGCCCCCCTGCCAGAGAGATACCAAAAGGATCCCACGAGGAGGAGCCCATAGTACCTTGCTCTCAG GAGGAGGCTGCAGCAGCCGTGCTGGGTGCCTCAGAGGATGGGAGGGCCAGCGAGCCAACCGGGGGCGCGAGAGCTCCTGACCCTGCAGCTTTGCCACTGGCCAAGGAAGACGCTCTCCGGGCATCCTGCTCCAGCCAGGGAACACTGGCCCAGCAGGTGACCTGTGCTGAGGCCTGCCTTGGAGGAGACACAGGGTCTGGACCGAGGCCCAGGGCTGAG AGGGAGGACTCAGCAGAGCTCGGGGGCCGGCTGGTGAACTCCCTTGTGGACCACGGTCGCAACTCTGATCTCTCAGACATtcaagaagaggaggaggaggaggaagaggagctggGTTCTACGACTTGTTCTTTCCAGAAGCAGGTTGTTGCCCACAGCATCAGGGAGAATGGGGCCAAG ccccagtcccAGCCTGAGTCCTTCTGTGAGACTGACAGCGACGAGGAGATCTTGGAGCAGATCCTGGAGCTGCCCCTCCAGCAGTTCTGCAGCAAGAAGCTTTTTAGCATCcccgaggaggaggaagaggaagacgaggaggaggacgaggaagaCGAGGAAAGGCCAGGGACAGGCTGTTCTTCCCGAAACCCCGGCCCACCTGAGCCGGCAGCACTGGGGCTGAGCTGTGACAGCAGTCAGCCTCGAGGACCCGGCCCGTGTCCCTTGTCACCAGAGCCCTGCAGGGCTGGGGACCGCCTGGAAGACATGCCTGGACTAGTGGGCGGAAGCAGCCGGAGGCGAGGAAGTGGCTCCCCCGAGAAGCCCCCAAACCGCAGGCGGTCCCCAGATCCCCGTGAACACTGCAGCCGACTCCTCAGCAATGGCGGGCCCCAGGCCTCTGGGCGACCGGGCCCCACACGGGAGAGGGGCAGCCCTCCTGTGGGCGAGGGCACCAAGGGTGTGCCAGATGCTGGGGGGAGAGGGCGGCCGCCCCCTTCCCGGAGATGCTCCCGTGGCCGGGCCCCAGAATCTAGCCTGGCCAGCTGCCTTTCCCCCAAGTGCTTGGAAATCAGCATCGAATATGATTCTGAGGACGAGCAGGAGGCAGGCAGCGGGGGCATCAGTATCGCCAGCTCCTGCTCCCTCGGAGATGGGGAGGCCTGGGGCACAGCCCCCACAGGAAGGTCCAGGGGGCCTCTGAAGGCTAATTCAGGCCCCAACCCCTACCCACGCCTTTCGGTCTGGGAGAAGGGGGAGCCAGAGCGGAGAGGCCGCAGTGCGACTGGCAGAGCTAAGGAGCCGCCCTCCCGG GCAACAGAGACTGGGGAGCCCAGAGGGCAGGATGGCTCTGGGCGGAGGGGCCCCCCACGGAGAGGGGTCCAGGCCCCCAGGGCACGCGCCACTGAGTTGG CCCCTTTGAGGAGCCCCCCCGAGGAAGCGCTGGTTTACCGGGACCTGCCTGTCAGGGTCTTCGTGGCTCTGTTTGACTATGACCCTGTGTCAATGTCACCCAACCCTGATGCTGGGGAAGAGGAGCTCCCCTTCAGGGAGGGCCAGATCCTGAAG GTGTTTGGGGACAAGGATGCCGACGGCTTCTACCGCGGTGAGGGTGATGGCCGCATGGGCTACGTCCCCTGCAACATGGTGGCCGAGGTGGCTGTGGACAACCCCGTGGAGAGACAGCAGCTGTTCCAGCGTGGTTATTTGTCCCCGGATGTTCTCACTGAAGGCTCAG GGAATGGTCCCTTTGTCTACACTACGGCCCGCACAGCTGGGCCTCCCCCCAAGCCTCGCCGCTCCAAGAAAG CTGAGGTGGACAGCGCTGCCCAACCCTGTGCAG gcCACACCCAGCACGTCTCCTCTGCCAGCCTGAAATCTCCCCGAACCATGGTGGCTGCATTTGACTACAACCCCCGGGAGAGCTCCCCCAACATGGACGTGGAG GCAGAGCTGCCCTTCCGGGCTGGGGACATCATTACTGTGTTCGGGGACATGGACGATGATGGTTTCTACTAT GGGGAGCTCAATGGACAGAGGGGCCTGGTTCCATCCAACTTCCTAGAGGGCCCTGGGCCTGAGGCGAGCAGTTCCGACAGGGAGCCCGGGACACCCCAGGCTGAGAGCCAG gACTCGGCCCACTCAACTCAAGGGCCCCCGGTGCCCAGAGGCTGGCCCTGGGCCCCTGGCCCTGGCAGCTTCCCCATGGTTCAACTGGGGGGGGCACAGGGCACAAGCGAGAAGGTGTGGGGTCTGCTCTCCAAGGGAAAGCAGCTCCTGAGGAAACTGGGTTCTGGGAAGAAGGAGTGA